Proteins encoded in a region of the Zea mays cultivar B73 chromosome 2, Zm-B73-REFERENCE-NAM-5.0, whole genome shotgun sequence genome:
- the LOC103646356 gene encoding probable inactive receptor kinase RLK902 — translation MLPPRAAAVPLLLLALAAGAARGADDLASDAVALQAFLAPFGSATVSWNSSQPTCSWTGVVCTGGRVTEIHLPGEGLRGALPVGALGGLNKLAVLSLRYNALSGPLPRDLASCVELRVINLQSNLLSGELPVEVLALPALTQLNLAQNRLSGRISPAIAKNGRLQLLFLNGNRLTGELPNVSMPSLTALNVSFNNLSGEIPKSFGGMPSTSFLGMPLCGKPLPPCRAPGSEASPSQPPTPTLRPEAPAPTDNRGRGRHHLAGGAIAGIVVGCAFGFLLIAAVLVLVCGALRREPRPTYRSRDAVAAELALHSKEAMSPNGYTPRVSDARPPPPPSVPPPPAVSAAAVGRKKLFFFGRIPRPYDLEDLLRASAEVLGKGTHGTTYKAAIESGPVMAVKRLKETSLPEREFRDKVAAIGGIDHPNVVPLQAYYFSKDEKLMVYEFVAMGSLSSMLHGNRGSGRSPLSWESRRRIALASARGLEYIHATGSMVTHGNIKSSNILLSRTVDARVADHGLAHLVNPAGAATTTRVAGYRAPEVVADPRRASQKADAYSFGVLLLELLTGKAPAHAVLHDEGVDLPRWARSVVKEEWTSEVFDTELLRHPGAEDEMVEMLRLAMDCTEPAPDQRPAMPEIVARIEGLGGTASTSTATARSGRSASVDEADDRPLRTTGSIRQS, via the exons ATGCTCccgccgcgcgccgccgccgtgccGCTGCTGCTGCTGGCCCTGGCGGCCGGCGCGGCCCGGGGCGCCGACGACCTGGCATCGGACGCCGTGGCGCTGCAAGCCTTCCTCGCGCCATTCGGATCCGCGACCGTGTCGTGGAACTCGTCCCAGCCGACATGCTCCTGGACGGGTGTCGTCTGCACCGGCGGCCGCGTCACGGAGATCCACCTGCCCGGGGAAGGCCTCCGGGGCGCGCTCCCCGTCGGCGCGCTCGGCGGGCTCAACAAGCTCGCCGTGCTGTCGCTGCGGTACAACGCGCTCTCCGGCCCGCTGCCTCGGGACCTCGCCTCCTGCGTCGAGCTCCGGGTGATCAACTTGCAGTCCAACCTCCTCTCGGGGGAGCTCCCGGTGGAGGTGCTGGCGCTACCGGCGTTGACGCAGCTCAACCTCGCGCAGAACCGCTTGTCGGGGAGGATATCGCCGGCCATTGCCAAGAACGGGCGGCTGCAGCTGCTCTTCCTGAACGGCAACCGCCTTACCGGAGAGCTACCGAACGTCAGCATGCCGTCGCTCACCGCGCTAAACGTCTCCTTCAACAACCTCAGCGGCGAGATACCCAAGAGCTTCGGCGGCATGCCGTCCACGTCTTTCCTCGGCATGCCGTTGTGCGGCAAGCCCCTCCCGCCGTGCCGAGCGCCGGGTTCGGAAGCATCGCCGTCTCAGCCTCCCACTCCCACGCTTCGGCCCGAGGCACCGGCCCCGACTGACAACCGCGGACGGGGCAGGCATCACCTCGCCGGCGGCGCCATCGCTGGCATTGTGGTTGGCTGCGCGTTTGGCTTCCTCCTGATCGCGGCCGTCCTCGTCCTCGTGTGTGGCGCGCTGCGGCGGGAGCCGAGACCGACATACCGCAGCCGTGACGCCGTTGCGGCGGAGCTGGCCCTGCACAGCAAAGAGGCAATGAGCCCCAACGGCTACACCCCACGTGTCTCAGACGCGCGACCGCCGCCCCCGCCTTCAGTCCCGCCACCGCCAGCCGTCTCCGCCGCAGCCGTGGGGCGGAAGAAGCTCTTCTTCTTCGGTAGGATTCCCCGGCCCTACGACCTCGAGGACCTGCTCCGCGCGTCCGCCGAGGTTCTTGGCAAGGGCACGCACGGGACCACGTACAAGGCCGCGATCGAGTCTGGGCCGGTCATGGCGGTGAAGCGCCTCAAGGAGACCTCGTTGCCCGAACGCGAGTTCCGGGACAAGGTCGCGGCCATCGGCGGGATCGACCACCCAAATGTCGTGCCCCTGCAGGCCTATTACTTCAGCAAGGACGAGAAGCTTATGGTGTACGAGTTCGTGGCCATGGGCAGCCTTTCCTCCATGCTTCACG GCAATCGCGGCTCCGGCCGGTCGCCACTGAGCTGGGAGTCGAGGAGGCGCATCGCTTTGGCCTCGGCGCGCGGTCTCGAGTACATCCACGCCACGGGCTCCATGGTCACGCACGGCAACATCAAGTCGTCCAACATCCTCTTGAGCCGCACCGTGGACGCGCGCGTGGCCGACCACGGGCTCGCGCACCTCGTCAACCCGGCGGGCGCGGCGACGACGACCCGCGTCGCGGGGTACCGCGCGCCCGAGGTGGTGGCGGACCCGCGGCGGGCGTCGCAGAAGGCGGACGCGTACAGCTTCGGCGTGCTGCTCCTGGAGCTGCTGACGGGGAAGGCCCCGGCGCACGCGGTGCTGCACGACGAGGGCGTGGACCTCCCGCGCTGGGCGCGGTCCGTGGTGAAGGAGGAGTGGACGTCCGAGGTGTTCGACACGGAGCTGCTCAGGCACCCGGGCGCCGAGGACGAGATGGTGGAGATGCTGCGGCTGGCCATGGACTGCACCGAGCCCGCTCCGGACCAGCGGCCGGCCATGCCCGAGATCGTGGCGCGCATCGAGGGGCTCGGCGGCACGGCGTCGACGTCGACGGCGACGGCGCGGTCCGGCCGGAGTGCGTCCGTGGACGAGGCGGACGACCGGCCGCTGAGGACCACCGGATCGATCCGTCAGAGCTGA